The Aspergillus chevalieri M1 DNA, chromosome 5, nearly complete sequence genome includes a region encoding these proteins:
- the rrp36 gene encoding putative pre-rRNA processing protein (BUSCO:EOG09265M98;~COG:J;~EggNog:ENOG410PHSW;~InterPro:IPR009292;~PFAM:PF06102;~go_process: GO:0000469 - cleavage involved in rRNA processing [Evidence IEA]) produces the protein MAISDLLNRRMRAKPDDDDDEEVYLEGSGSGSEQEQDEVSDQSDQEQDDGEGSGDEMMNDEQHEDDDDDDEEDDQEDIQSSLNNISFGALAKAQSSMGPRKTKRAKSSAPDGNAETQPANPLDDIRARIREAREQKQSSSSSKSSKYKDLERRSSKHAPMVQSTKHAVTRKRTIIEPPATARSRDPRFDPTVVGKNTHMPAAASEKAYAFLNDYRAKELKELKEQMAKTKDPFQKENLKKQVRSATDRMRESENRKREQKILAEHKKKEKELIREGKKSTPYYLKKSDLKKEVIMRKYNEMNSRDRAKALERRRKKVASKEIKEMPMERRGFEGGPPSRGDGGGMKRKRAA, from the exons atggCTATTTCTGATCTTCTTAATCGCCGTATGCGAGCGAAAccagatgatgatgacgacgaggaggttTACTTGGAGGGGTCAGGGTCAGGGTCAGAGCAAGAGCAGGATGAAGTCTCAGATCAGTCGGATCAAGAGCAAGATGATGGCGAGGGTTCAGGAGATGAAATG ATGAACGATGAGCAACatgaagacgacgacgacgacgacgaggaagacgacCAAGAAGATATCCAATCCTCCCTAAACAATATCTCCTTCGGCGCCCTAGCAAAAGCCCAATCCTCCATGGGCCCGCGCAAGACCAAGCGCGCAAAATCCTCAGCACCCGACGGCAATGCAGAAACGCAACCCGCCAATCCCCTCGACGACATCCGCGCGCGCATCCGCGAAGCCCGCGAACAAAAGCaatcctcgtcgtcctcaaAGTCGTCAAAGTACAAAGACCTCGAAAGGCGCTCCTCCAAACACGCCCCCATGGTCCAATCCACTAAACATGCCGTCACCCGTAAACGCACCATCATCGAGCCCCCTGCCACAGCCCGCTCCCGCGATCCACGCTTCGACCCAACAGTCGTCGGCAAGAACACGCACATGcccgccgccgcctccgAAAAAGCCTACGCATTCCTAAACGACTACCGCGCCAAGGAACTCAAGGAACTCAAGGAACAAATGGCCAAGACAAAGGATCCGTTCCAGAAGGAGAACTTAAAGAAGCAGGTGCGGTCTGCAACGGATAGGATGCGGGAGAGCGAGAACCGGAAGCGCGAGCAGAAGATTCTGGCGGAGCataagaagaaggagaaggagttgatacgggaggggaagaagagtactccgtactatttGAAGAAGTCGGATTTGAAGAAGGAGGTGATTATGCGGAAGTATAATGAAATGAACTCGAGGGATCGGGCGAAGGCGTTggagaggagaaggaagaaggtggCTTCGAAGGAGATTAAGGAGATGCCTATGGAGCGGAGAGGGTTTGAGGGTGGTCCTCCGTCCAGGGGAGATGGTGGAGGGATGAAGCGGAAGCGTGCTGCATAG
- a CDS encoding putative NADH-ubiquinone oxidoreductase B14 subunit (COG:C;~EggNog:ENOG410PPIW;~InterPro:IPR016488;~PFAM:PF05347,PF13233), whose protein sequence is MTINPTYLAQRTRSSANWSDAKYRVLKSYREWLRASPEIQTMYSLNMPVSAIRTKVRQEFEKHRYVQQLSAVDVLLFKSHAEFQETLNFWKQLSHVMKYFRPEESPGARLPPNFVSGFLEGRN, encoded by the exons ATGACCATCAACCCGACTTACCTCGCGCAGCGCACGCGCTCCT CTGCGAACTGGAGTGATGCGAAGTATCGTGTGCTGAAGTCGTACCGGGAGTGGCTTCGTGCG TCCCCCGAGATCCAAACCATGTACTCCCTGAACATGCCCGTCTCCGCTATCCGCACCAAGGTCCGTCAGGAATTCGAGAAGCACCGCTACGTCCAGCAGCTCAGCGCCGTTGATGTGCTATTGTTCAAGAGCCATGCCGAGTTCCAG GAAACACTCAACTTCTGGAAGCAGCTGTCACACGTGATGAAGTACTTCCGGCCAGAGGAGAGCCCCGGTGCGCGGTTACCCCCCAACTTCGTGTCTGGGTTCTTGGAGGGCCGCAATTAG
- the MRPS9 gene encoding mitochondrial 37S ribosomal protein uS9m (BUSCO:EOG09263K05;~COG:J;~EggNog:ENOG410PHT2;~InterPro:IPR000754,IPR020568,IPR014721,IPR020574;~PFAM:PF00380;~go_component: GO:0005840 - ribosome [Evidence IEA];~go_function: GO:0003735 - structural constituent of ribosome [Evidence IEA];~go_process: GO:0006412 - translation [Evidence IEA]) yields MAWQRPSCIVQSMQSLRLRPLRSSASPLSPTPTPFLLRSQKGNACGYATETSSDSSVQGAPATAPPATVPAAPAIDFDRFPYRPARIVPASPSYFSGSPKFIDHLLRLQNLLAENAHLPINSPAHAQRKAWLKLPQFREFVGEPVPTKKYKSLIKVLQRINRIRQPIIPDHVNAIINEYVRPGNPYAVKPAPPTLDEMGRARGRGKRKTSSAVVHLVEGEGEVLVNGRTLSEAFPREHDRESVVWPLSITERLDKYNVWATVKGGGTTGQAEAITLALARALLVHEPGLKPALRKAGTITVDARRVERKKPGHLKARKKPAWVKR; encoded by the exons ATGGCTTGGCAGAGGCCCAGTTGCATCGTTCAGTCGATGCAGTCGCTTCGACTGCGACCTCTCCGGTCCTCCGCATCCCCTCTATCTCCGACTCCCACACCCTTCCTCTTGCGGTCCCAGAAGGGCAATGCTTGCGGCTATGCAACAGAGACATCCTCCGATTCCTCGGTACAGGGAGCGCCTGCGACTGCACCACCAGCGACCGTACCAGCGGCACCAGCGATTGACTTCGACCGATTCCCGTACCGACCTGCCCGGATTGTTCCCGCGTCTCCGTCCTACTTCTCTGGGAGCCCTAAATTCATCGATCACCTGTTGAGATTGCAGAACCTGCTGGCCGAGAACGCACATCTGCCGATAAACTCCCCGGCCCATGCCCAGCGAAAGGCCTGGCTCAAATTGCCCCAGTTCCGCGAATTCGTCGGCGAGCCTGTGCCAACGAAGAAATACAAGAGCTTGATCAAGGTCCTCCAGCGAATCAACCGGATCAGACAACCAATCATCCCCGACCACGTGAACGCCATCATCAATGAATACGTCCGTCCTGGAAACCCGTACGCAGTCAAGCCGGCACCCCCAACATTGGATGAGATGGGTCGGGCCCGTGGTCGTGGGAAGCGAAAGACTTCGTCCGCCGTCGTCCACTTGGTCGAAGGTGAGGGTGAGGTGCTTGTGAACGGGAGGACTCTGTCCGAGGCATTCCCGCGCGAACATGACCGGGAAAGTGTGGTGTGGCCATTGAGCATTACCGAGAGACTGGACAAGTATAACGTGTGGGCTACTGTCAAGGGAGGCGGTACGACTGGACAAGCGGAGGCCATTACGTTGGCCCTTGCTCGGGCATTGCTGGTTCATGAACCTGGTCTGAAGCCGGCCTTGCGGAAAG CTGGTACGATTACTGTCGATGCTCGTCGCgtggaaagaaagaagcctGGTCATCTCAAGGCCCGCAAGAAGCCCGCCTGGGTCAAGCGGTAA
- a CDS encoding putative translation elongation factor eEF-1 subunit gamma (COG:J;~EggNog:ENOG410PH8Q;~InterPro:IPR036282,IPR036249,IPR040079,IPR001662, IPR010987,IPR004045,IPR004046,IPR036433;~PFAM:PF00043,PF14497,PF00647,PF13410,PF02798;~go_function: GO:0003746 - translation elongation factor activity [Evidence IEA];~go_function: GO:0005515 - protein binding [Evidence IEA];~go_process: GO:0006414 - translational elongation [Evidence IEA];~go_process: GO:0006749 - glutathione metabolic process [Evidence IEA]), giving the protein MSFGKLYGAPENGRTIAVQVAAKSNDLDIELVKTEANSSASFNQSAEYTKINPLGKIPAFEGANGFVLSEVIALVVYVTSQNEKTTLLGKTKQDYASILRWLSFVNAEVLPRFGGWYRPLLGLDGYNKKNVDEAAKAALKATGVLESHLTANTYLVGERITLADLFAASLLTRAFATVLDKEWRSKNPAVTRWYNTIIDQPVFKAVVPNPVFAEECIKYTPPKKEEKPKAAPAPAPAPAAEQPAEKPAEKPKHPLAALGNASSINLEDFKRFYSNEDTRPTVLPWFWQNYNPEEFSLYKVDYKYNNELKLTFMANNLIGGTQTRLEASRKYLFGAQSVYGTNYDCLISGVYLIRGQDWAPAFQVGPDYESYEFTKLDHTKEEDRKIVDDLWAWDVPVVVDGKEYPWVDGHVLK; this is encoded by the exons ATGTCTTTCGGAAAGCTCTACGGTGCTCCT GAAAACGGCCGTACCATCGCCGTCCAAGTCGCTGCTAAGAGCAACGACTTGGATATCGAGCTGGTCAAGACTGAGGCCAACTCTTCTGCCTCTTTCAACCAGTCTGCTGAGTACACCAAGATCAACCCTCTCGGCAAGATCCCCGCTTTTGAGGGTGCCAATGGCTTCGTTCTGTCCGAGGTCATTGCCCTGGTTGTCTACG TGACCTCCCAGAACGAGAAGACAACCCTCTTGGGTAAGACCAAGCAGGACTACGCTTCCATCCTCCGCTGGTTGTCCTTCGTCAATGCTGAGGTTCTGCCCCGCTTCGGTGGTTGGTACCGTCCTCTCCTTGGCCTCGACGGCtacaacaagaagaacgtCGATGAGGCTGCCAAGGCTGCTTTGAAGGCCACCGGTGTCCTCGAGTCTCACCTTACTGCCAACACCTACCTCGTTGGCGAGCGTATCACCCTGGCTGACCTTTTCGCCGCCTCCCTCCTCACCCGCGCTTTCGCTACTGTCCTTGACAAGGAATGGCGCTCCAAGAACCCTGCCGTCACCCGGTGGTACAACACTATCATCGACCAGCCCGTCTTCAAGGCTGTTGTCCCCAACCCTGTCTTCGCTGAGGAGTGCATCAAGTACACTCCCcccaagaaggaggagaagcccAAGGCTGCCCCCGCCCCCGCCCCCGCCCCCGCTGCTGAGCAGCCTGCTGAGAAGCCCGCTGAGAAGCCCAAGCATCCTCTTGCTGCTCTTGGCAACGcctcttccatcaaccttgAGGACTTCAAGCGTTTCTACTCCAACGAGGACACTCGCCCTACCGTTCTCCCTTGGTTCTGGCAGAACTACAACCCCGAGGAGTTCTCGCTGTATAAGGTTGACTACAAGTACAACAATGAGCTCAAGCTTACCTTCATGGCCAACAACCTGATTG GTGGTACCCAGACTCGTCTTGAGGCCTCCCGCAAGTACCTCTTTGGTGCTCAGTCCGTCTACGGTACCAACTATGACTGCCTCATCAGCGGTGTCTACCTTATCCGTGGCCAGGACTGGGCTCCCGCTTTCCAGGTTGGTCCCGACTACGAGAGCTACGAGTTCACCAAGCTTGACCACACCAAGGAGGAGGACCGCAAGATCGTTGACGACCTGTGGGCCTGGGACGTCCCTGTCGTCGTTGACGGCAAGGAGTACCCCTGGGTTGACGGTCACGTCCTCAAATAG
- a CDS encoding uncharacterized protein (COG:S;~EggNog:ENOG410PM4C), whose product MSTAVASASAAPLPSPHQNRDPSPKSCPTLAPNSHPQPSTTPPRVSISSQDAPKTSPSEKKQVSPSSQNGKNAPKVTVKKEPPSSPAMQSQSTRPRPRKLDLSSSLPTSSGLSARPPGGPMTAREGVSMQHVGIACLSPGFQTHDPILREQLQRSLSVRDQQRSIIESRLHKTAKDDGSDGLKTSDAFGAKGSKRRPPPGLSIVPPSAAQFTNERVVQSAPLNQTFTGRHQPQPLTRHVANQSPTLGATSHIHHVPATQTNNRLPPLSDVFGSDALGSRENRAAPAYYQAAASASTSSHSNNLPPMPSPGIPASAAQARPREYRSAEEAVHELSGGREDLLPRIVHYSGHPQARSPPSKTTAQNGVAPVSAHIAPPPQPMLHPEGTARRRPRSEYEQDNGSPPLGHGPDHYRPNPAMAPGANTAYHGPFGAGRDSPETQRRKKEEFLSLCSRAWDLFHS is encoded by the coding sequence ATGTCCACCGCTGTTGCGTCGGCCTCCGCGGCCCCGTTACCATCTCCGCATCAGAATCGGGACCCCAGTCCCAAGAGCTGTCCGACCTTGGCTCCCAACTCCCATCCTCAGCCATCGACTACTCCTCCTCGGGTGTCTATCTCTTCTCAAGATGCCCCCAAAACATCACCATCGGAGAAGAAGCAAGTTTCTCCCTCATCGCAGAATGGAAAGAATGCCCCTAAAGTCACCGTCAAAAAGGAGCCCCCGTCGTCCCCAGCGATGCAGTCTCAAAGTACCCGACCCCGACCTCGCAAACTGGACCTGTCCAGCAGCCTGCCTACCTCTAGCGGGTTATCTGCTCGACCCCCCGGTGGTCCAATGACTGCCCGAGAAGGAGTTAGTATGCAGCATGTAGGCATCGCTTGCTTGTCCCCGGGCTTCCAGACCCACGACCCGATTCTGCGAGAGCAGCTGCAGCGGAGTCTCTCTGTTCGTGATCAGCAGCGATCGATCATTGAATCGCGCCTTCACAAGACTGCCAAGGACGACGGATCCGATGGTCTCAAGACTTCTGACGCATTTGGGGCCAAGGGCTCAAAGCGGAGGCCTCCGCCCGGCTTGTCCATTGTGCCTCCTTCGGCGGCCCAGTTCACCAACGAGCGAGTGGTGCAATCTGCGCCATTGAACCAGACCTTTACCGGCCgacatcaacctcaaccGCTGACCCGTCACGTCGCCAACCAAAGTCCAACATTGGGTGCGACATCTCACATCCACCATGTCCCCGCTACCCAAACCAACAACCGACTTCCCCCGCTGTCTGACGTCTTTGGATCTGATGCCTTGGGATCGCGTGAGAACCGTGCTGCGCCCGCTTATTACCAGGCTGCAGCGTCAGCTTCGACTTCGTCTCATTCCAACAATCTGCCTCCCATGCCGTCCCCGGGTATCCCGGCCAGTGCCGCGCAGGCTCGGCCCCGCGAGTACCGCTCAGCAGAGGAGGCAGTCCATGAACTTTCTGGTGGACGTGAAGATCTCCTTCCCCGTATCGTCCACTACTCCGGTCATCCTCAGGCTCGTTCGCCACCGTCGAAGACAACCGCTCAAAACGGTGTAGCACCCGTCTCTGCTCATATCGCACCGCCGCCACAACCCATGTTGCATCCAGAGGGAACGGCCCGTCGCCGTCCTCGAAGTGAATATGAACAAGACAACGGTAGCCCGCCGTTGGGCCATGGTCCGGACCACTATCGACCCAACCCGGCGATGGCACCTGGTGCCAATACCGCTTACCACGGTCCGTTTGGGGCTGGAAGAGACTCACCCGAGACACAGCGGCGcaagaaggaagaatttTTGAGTCTCTGTTCTCGGGCGTGGGATCTGTTTCACTCTTAA
- the RPC19 gene encoding DNA-directed RNA polymerase core subunit RPC19 (COG:K;~EggNog:ENOG410PQX3;~InterPro:IPR033898,IPR036603,IPR009025,IPR008193;~PFAM:PF01193,PF13656;~go_function: GO:0003677 - DNA binding [Evidence IEA];~go_function: GO:0003899 - DNA-directed 5'-3' RNA polymerase activity [Evidence IEA];~go_function: GO:0046983 - protein dimerization activity [Evidence IEA];~go_process: GO:0006351 - transcription, DNA-templated [Evidence IEA]) yields the protein MPSSVHSQDQDQSMMDAAPQEQEQYQEEDDLLEMEEKRIVVLPGATETAASFQFEGEGHTLGNALRFSIMKNPQVEFCGYTIPHPSEQKMNLRIQTSDETTATDALQKGLDDLMDLCDVVTDKFTNARNAFNAAEADKMTS from the exons ATGCCCTCCTCCGTGCACTCCCAAGACCAGGACCAGTCCATGATGGACGCCGCTCCGCAGGAGCAAGAACAATaccaggaggaagatgatctcctggagatggaggagaagcgcattgttgtt CTTCCCGGCGCCACCGAAACAGCCGCTTCGTTCCAGTTTGAAGGCGAGGGTCATACATTGGGGAATGCGTTGCGGTTTTCGATTATGAAGAA CCCCCAAGTCGAATTCTGCGGTTATACCATTCCCCATCCTTCGGAGCAGAAGATGAATTTGCGGATTCAGACGAGTG ACGAAACCACCGCAACTGATGCCCTCCAGAAAGGCCTCGACGACCTCATGGATCTCTGCGATGTCGTGACGGACAAGTTCACCAACGCACGCAACGCTTTTAACGCCGCCGAGGCCGATAAGATGACCTCGTga
- the cnaB gene encoding calcineurin regulatory subunit B (COG:T;~EggNog:ENOG410PG8E;~InterPro:IPR011992,IPR002048,IPR018247,IPR015757;~PFAM:PF00036,PF13499,PF13405,PF13202,PF13833;~TransMembrane:1 (i211-231o);~go_function: GO:0005509 - calcium ion binding [Evidence IEA];~go_function: GO:0008597 - calcium-dependent protein serine/threonine phosphatase regulator activity [Evidence IEA]): MDPSPNNAAMYDARRRRGSVGTSQLFDTIVSASNFDRDEVERLRKRFMKLDKDSSGTIDRDEFLSLPQVSSNPLATRMIAIFDEDGGGDVDFQEFVSGLSAFSSKGNKEEKLRFAFKVYDVDRDGYISNGELFIVLKMMVGTNLKNDQLQQIVDKTIMEADKDRDGKISFEEFMEMVENTDVSLSMTLSMSFPIFPMAPGLHELELIDLRLYLSMAFNIVFCCHVSCPYFWF; this comes from the exons ATGGATCCCTCCCCCAACAATGCCGCCATGTATGATGCGCGAAGGCGACGCGGCTCCGTCGGTACATCCCAACTCTTCGATACCATCGTATCAGCTTCCAACT TCGACAGAGATGAGGTGGAGAGACTTCGCAAGCGGTTCATGAAACTCGACAAG GATAGCTCCGGTACCATCGATCGAGATGAATTCCTCTCCCTTCCCCAGGTGTCCTCGAACCCGCTTGCAACGAG AATGATCGCAATCTTCGACGAAGACGGCGGTGGCGACGTCGACTTTCAAGAATTCGTCTCGGGTCTATCAGCCTTCAGCTCCAAGGGCAACAAAGAAGAGAAACTCCGCTTTGCATTCAAAGTCTACGACGTCGACCGAGACGGCTACATCTCCAACGGCGAGCTGTTCATCGTATTGAAGATGATGGTCGGCACAAACCTGAAGAACGACCAGCTGCAGCAGATTGTGGATAAGACGATTATGGAAGCGGACAAGGACCGTGACGGGAAGATTAGTTTCGAGGAGTTTATGGAGATGGTTGAGAATACGGATGTGAGCTTGAGCATGACATTGAGTATGTCTTTCCCCATCTTCCCTATGGCACCAGGTCTACATGAATTGGAACTAATTGACCTCAGACTATATTTAAGCATGGCATTTAATATTGTCTTCTGTTGCCATGTTTCTTGTCCATATTTCTGGTTCTGA
- a CDS encoding uncharacterized protein (COG:S;~EggNog:ENOG410PQ5R): MDGDGQNFRNHDPPIYPSRFGMGRRAVSRQPSGGATDRFRQTGALPSARGDATMLSQATGSVQMPSSYVGYGYTDTSFPAGTQLQPYPQGQNSQPQQQQPTFSDYEQEVVYSIQQQGPPHDSFSLVPQYPARQPTATIEALSSQFAVPQYFPAGEPTETGVGGLVSPYLNTQFPPATHSPPGPVGHASASAQPFPTTMADLTNPLGAAAGQQQQQQQQQQQQQQQPPPPQQPQQAQTQPQQSAANPTTATSHLEDAYSQYQRAIRVTLDHSRAGSLVEAGQSILEISEWILTNAEQLGIFRDDVQIYPYQMRLWNDFNICWLSVCQMQKDLTQEIIQGGQQRPHVSLISAEYLEHMGKQLIRLCDQVEEHGLVDYQIGFWEEEILSALSQCLDLMESRPEIWRTRPMAPPVTAASRS, from the exons ATGGATGGCGACGGCCAGAACTTCAGGAATCATGATCCACCCATTTATCCTTCGAGATTTGGAATGGGCCGGCGCGCAGTTTCCAGACAGCCTAGTGGTGGTGCTACGGATCGTTTCAGACAGACTGGTGCTCTACCCTCAGCACGTGGTGATGCTACCATGCTGTCGCAAGCAACGGGAAGCGTTCAGATGCCATCTTCGTACGTGGGCTATGGATACACAGACACGTCTTTCCCGGCGGGCACCCAGCTGCAACCATACCCCCAAGGACAGAACTCGCAaccgcagcaacagcaaccgACATTCAGCGACTACGAGCAAGAGGTAGTCTATAGCATACAACAACAGGGTCCACCACACGACTCCTTCTCGCTCGTTCCACAGTATCCCGCACGGCAGCCCACAGCAACGATCGAAGCGTTATCGAGCCAATTTGCCGTTCCACAGTACTTTCCGGCAGGGGAACCGACGGAAACCGGTGTTGGTGGTCTGGTTTCGCCTTACTTGAATACACAATTCCCTCCCGCTACTCATTCCCCACCAGGTCCCGTTGGACACGCCAGCGCATCGGCACAGCCCTTTCCTACAACTATGGCGGACTTAACGAATCCTTTGGGGGCAGCAGcagggcagcagcagcagcagcagcaacaacaacaacaacaacaacaacaaccgccaccaccacaacaaccGCAACAAGCACAGACACAGCCGCAGCAATCAGCCGCAAATCCAACGACAGCGACATCACATCTGGAGGATGCTTATTCGCAGTACCAACGAGCCATACGAGTGACGCTAGACCACAGTCGCGCGGGAAGCCTGgtggaagctggtcaatcAATTTTGGAAATCTCCGAGTGGATATTAACCAATGCGGAACAGCTcg GAATCTTCCGTGACGATGTCCAAATCTACCCGTATCAAATGCGCCTCTGGAACGACTTTAACATCTGCTGGCTATCCGTCTGCCAGATGCAAAAGGACCTGACTCAGGAGATTATACAGGGTGGTCAACAGCGGCCCCATGTCAGCCTCATTAGCGCGGAATATCTGGAGCATATGGGGAAGCAGCTGATCCGCCTTTGCGACCAAGTGGAGGAGCATGGGCTAGTGGATTACCAGATTGGGTTTTGGGAGGAGGAAATCCTTAGTG CTTTGTCCCAATGTCTCGATCTCATGGAAAGCAGACCGGAGATTTGGCGCACTCGTCCGATGGCACCTCCTGTGACAGCGGCATCGCGATCGTGA
- a CDS encoding NIF domain protein (COG:K;~EggNog:ENOG410PNAH;~InterPro:IPR036412,IPR023214,IPR004274;~PFAM:PF03031), whose protein sequence is MTPGLNSHSFILFAPNIQHLYSSRMLQRGAFKHIATFASNSRLILLPKPSLSQTQSARPFCDGPMNFPNSGRGSVLRSHVRPGGGQDNGHGSGNGGAGRGRGSARGYRPRRGRGRGGGASQNLRGDGNAGPASDNWRNQSQPQNGANQGWGQAQANRTEAATPGAFTGLPANDHFMPPFTPFPLLPGMDQWNPMNMPFLPPQFMMNSNLPNPMIMPPMFNPTMPLFNSFEPMNQVPAPGGLPESVPVRRQKSPTPAPPEAAGHYLQQASLPPTPIPSNPQPLLIILDLNGTLIYRKHRKFPPSFVKRAGLDNFLDTLMRKYEVMIWSSSQPETVKAVCERLLTDGQRKRLVAEWGRDKFNLSKSQYKNKVQVYKTLETVWADNSIQSAYPGKAGKAGKRWDQTNTILIDDSKLKALSEPFNILEIPEFTNMPAPGVDETTIFPKVLARLETLAKHDDVSKVMRVWNDQGQAILDFELQEDGYSPRSTVTTITTTPTSDDTSTPLDPVEARKQKRKARKWERKAAKRAASVNSRSHDGTPTNNLSTPASALAANAERSPSPASVSGRSVHSENHLLDKLEESLNA, encoded by the exons ATGACCCCTGGACTCAACTCCCATTCGTTCATTCTCTTTGCACCCAATATTCAACACTTGTATTCGAGCCGGATGCTCCAGCGCGGGGCGTTCAAG CATATAGCAACATTCGCCTCTAATTCCCGCTTAATTCTTCTACCAAAACCGTCGTTATCTCAGACTCAGAGTGCCAGACCTTTTTGCGACGGACCGATGAATTTCCCGAATTCAGGTCGGGGGAGCGTGTTGAGATCGCATGTTCGACCGGGTGGTGGACAGGATAATGGACATGGCAGTGGAAATGGTGGTGCCGGGCGCGGCAGGGGCTCCGCGAGAGGGTATCGTCCTCGCCGTGGGAGGGGGAGAGGCGGAGGAGCTTCGCAGAATTTAAGGGGAGATGGAAATGCTGGACCTGCTTCTGATAATTGGCGAAATCAAAGTCAGCCGCAAAACGGTGCAAATCAGGGTTGGGGGCAGGCACAAGCAAACAGGACTGAGGCTGCAACGCCTGGCGCATTTACAGGGTTGCCTGCGAATGACCACTTTATGCCGCCGTTCACACCCTTTCCTTTGTTACCGGGGATGGACCAGTGGAATCCCATGAACATGCCCTTCCTACCACCACAGTTTATGATGAATTCTAACCTCCCGAACCCGATGATTATGCCGCCGATGTTCAATCCTACGATGCCGCTTTTCAATTCTTTCGAGCCTATGAATCAGGTACCTGCGCCGGGAGGGTTGCCAGAATCCGTGCCTGTACGAAGACAAAAGTCGCCCACTCCTGCACCACCGGAGGCAGCGGGACATTACCTACAGCAAGCATCCCTACCACCGACACCGATACCTTCAAACCCTCaacccctcctcatcatcctcgaccTTAACGGAACGCTCATCTACCGCAAACACCGCAAGTTCCCACCCTCATTCGTCAAACGCGCAGGCCTGGATAACTTCCTCGACACGCTTATGCGGAAATACGAAGTCATGATCTGGTCCAGCTCGCAGCCCGAAACAGTCAAAGCAGTCTGCGAAAGACTCCTCACCGACGGACAGCGAAAGCGACTCGTTGCGGAATGGGGCCGCGATAAATTCAACCTCTCCAAGTCGCAATATAAAAACAAGGTGCAAGTGTACAAGACCCTCGAGACGGTCTGGGCAGATAACTCCATCCAATCTGCTTACCCAGGCAAAGCGGGCAAGGCAGGCAAACGGTGGGACCAGACGAACACGATCCTCATCGACGACAGCAAGCTCAAAGCGCTCAGCGAACCGTTCAATATTCTCGAGATCCCGGAATTCACGAATATGCCTGCGCCTGGCGTCGACGAGACGACTATCTTCCCAAAGGTGCTTGCTCGCCTCGAGACATTAGCCAAACACGATGACGTGAGCAAGGTGATGCGCGTTTGGAACGATCAGGGACAAGCGATTCTCGACTTCGAACTTCAAGAAGATGGCTATAGCCCTAGAAGTACCGTCACGACTATCACCACGACCCCGACGTCCGATGACACATCAACACCCCTCGATCCAGTCGAAGCCCGCAAACAAAAGCGGAAAGCTCGCAAGTGGGAGCGGAAAGCTGCAAAGCGCGCTGCATCGGTGAATTCGAGAAGCCACGATGGTACGCCTACGAATAACCTGAGCACACCTGCATCTGCACTGGCAGCAAACGCAGAACGCTCGCCATCCCCTGCTTCTGTTTCCGGGAGGTCTGTTCACTCGGAGAATCATCTTTTGGATAAGTTGGAGGAATCTCTGAACGCTTAG